One part of the Clarias gariepinus isolate MV-2021 ecotype Netherlands chromosome 24, CGAR_prim_01v2, whole genome shotgun sequence genome encodes these proteins:
- the dlb gene encoding delta-like protein B isoform X1 produces the protein MARLRLRSLLLALPLLLPLVASSGVFELKVHSFSTTRRFCRRTRDCNIFFRICLKHSEDVISAEPPCTFGTGQTGVMRAEPGAISNSAAIRVPFHFKWPGTFSLVIEAWNAESPKEHADHTENQNNLISRLATRRRLAIGEDWSQDVHFGEQSELRYSYHVFCDEFYYGDACSDYCRPRDDTLGRYTCDESGNKQCLDGWQGEYCSDPICSADCSDRHGYCEAPGECKCRLGWQGPSCSECVRHPGCLHGTCTQPWQCVCKEGWGGLFCNQDLNYCTNHRPCSNGATCTNTGQGSYTCTCRPGYGGTDCELEINECDCNPCKNGGSCNDLENDYLCTCPQGFYGKNCEIIAMTCADDPCFNGGTCEERITGGYVCRCPPAYTGSNCEKKLDRCSHKPCANGGECVDVGSGVLCRCRPGFAGPRCAVNVDDCARFPCQNSGTCVDGVNDYTCSCTLGFTGKNCSVRADACLSHACLNGGTCYTHFSGPVCQCVPGFMGPGCEFPVLDRTGLERAASRSSRGSSPSTVAALCVLGVLAACLGVCVAVVFLRRRRQRLRRQQLCDSVFNDLETVNNLDRQHYPYEREFLSRAVSQVKPSNTEARLSCSLAPGHTLPAGRDFLWSAGGAGMR, from the exons ATGGCGCGTCTCCGTCTCCGCTCCCTGCTGCTGGCTCTCCCTCTCCTCCTGCCGCTG GTCGCGTCCTCCGGAGTCTTCGAGCTGAAGGTCCACTCCTTCAGCACCACACGCCGCTTCTGCCGGAGAACTCGCGACTGCAACATCTTCTTCCGCATCTGCCTCAAGCACTCGGAGGACGTGATCTCCGCAGAGCCGCCGTGCACCTTCGGCACGGGCCAGACCGGAGTGATGCGCGCGGAACCGGGAGCCATCTCCAACAGCGCCGCCATCAGGGTGCCGTTCCACTTCAAGTGGCCC gGAACCTTTTCTCTGGTTATTGAAGCCTGGAACGCCGAGTCACCCAAAGAGCACGCTGACCACACAG AGAACCAGAACAACCTGATCAGCCGTTTAGCGACACGGCGGCGTTTAGCCATCGGTGAGGACTGGTCTCAGGACGTTCACTTCGGTGAGCAGAGCGAGCTTCGCTACTCGTACCACGTGTTCTGTGACGAGTTCTACTACGGAGACGCGTGTTCAGATTACTGCAGGCCGCGCGACGATACACTTGGACGCTACACGTGCGACGAGAGCGGCAACAAACAGTGTCTGGACGGATGGCAGGGGGAATACTGTTCTGATC CCATCTGCTCGGCGGACTGCAGCGATCGTCACGGTTACTGCGAGGCCCCTGGTGAGTGCAAGTGTCGCCTGGGGTGGCAGGGTCCGTCTTGCAGCGAGTGTGTGCGTCACCCCGGCTGTTTGCACGGCACCTGTACGCAGCcttggcagtgtgtgtgtaaggagggATGGGGAGGGCTCTTCTGCAACCAGGACCTGAACTACTGCACCAACCACCGGCCTTGCTCTAATGGAGCCACCTGCACCAACACGGGCCAGGGCAGCTACACCTGCACCTGCAGGCCGGGGTACGGAGGCACCGACTGCGAGCTCGAGATCAACGAGTGCGACTGCAACCCCTGTAAGAACGGAGGCAGCTGCAAT GATCTGGAGAACGATTACTTGTGCACATGTCCTCAGGGTTTTTATGGAAAAAACTGTGAAATCATAGCCATGACGTGTGCAGATGATCCGTGCTTTAACGGAGGAACGTGTGAAGAACGGATCACCGGAGGATACGTGTGCCGCTGCCCCCCGGCCTACACTGGCTCCAACTGCGAGAAGAAACTGGACCGCTGCAGTCACAAACCTTGTGcaaacg GTGGCGAGTGTGTGGATGTGGGCTCGGGGGTGCTGTGCCGGTGTCGCCCAGGATTTGCCGGGCCGCGCTGCGCCGTTAACGTGGATGACTGCGCACGCTTTCCATGTCAGAACTCGGGCACGTGTGTTGACGGTGTAAACGACTATACGTGCTCGTGCACACTTGGATTCACGGGGAAGAACTGCAGCGTGCGCGCCGATGCCTGCCTTTCACACGCCTGCCTGAATGGCGGCACCTGCTACACACACTTCTCAGGCCCCGTGTGCCAGTGTGTGCCAGGATTCATGGGTCCCGGCTGTGAGTTCCCTGTTCTGGATAGGACCGGTCTGGAGCGGGCAGCATCGCGGAGCTCGCGAGGCTCCTCCCCTTCCACGGTGGCGGCGCTGTGCGTGCTGGGAGTGCTGGCCGCCTGCCTGGGGGTGTGCGTGGCTGTGGTGTTCTTAAGGCGCAGGAGGCAGCGCCTCCGCAGACAGCAGCTCTGCGACTCCGTCTTCAATGACCTCGAGACGGTCAACAATCTTGACCGACAACACTATCCGTACGAACGCGAGTTCCTGTCCAGAGCTGTCAGTCAGGTGAAGCCGAGCAACACCGAGGCCAGGCTCAGCTGCTCGTTGGCTCCTGGGCACACACTTCCTGCGGGCCGGGACTTCTTGTGGAGCGCCGGAGGAGCGGGAATGAGATAA
- the dlb gene encoding delta-like protein B isoform X2 codes for MARLRLRSLLLALPLLLPLVASSGVFELKVHSFSTTRRFCRRTRDCNIFFRICLKHSEDVISAEPPCTFGTGQTGVMRAEPGAISNSAAIRVPFHFKWPGTFSLVIEAWNAESPKEHADHTENQNNLISRLATRRRLAIGEDWSQDVHFGEQSELRYSYHVFCDEFYYGDACSDYCRPRDDTLGRYTCDESGNKQCLDGWQGEYCSDPICSADCSDRHGYCEAPGECKCRLGWQGPSCSECVRHPGCLHGTCTQPWQCVCKEGWGGLFCNQDLNYCTNHRPCSNGATCTNTGQGSYTCTCRPGYGGTDCELEINECDCNPCKNGGSCNGFYGKNCEIIAMTCADDPCFNGGTCEERITGGYVCRCPPAYTGSNCEKKLDRCSHKPCANGGECVDVGSGVLCRCRPGFAGPRCAVNVDDCARFPCQNSGTCVDGVNDYTCSCTLGFTGKNCSVRADACLSHACLNGGTCYTHFSGPVCQCVPGFMGPGCEFPVLDRTGLERAASRSSRGSSPSTVAALCVLGVLAACLGVCVAVVFLRRRRQRLRRQQLCDSVFNDLETVNNLDRQHYPYEREFLSRAVSQVKPSNTEARLSCSLAPGHTLPAGRDFLWSAGGAGMR; via the exons ATGGCGCGTCTCCGTCTCCGCTCCCTGCTGCTGGCTCTCCCTCTCCTCCTGCCGCTG GTCGCGTCCTCCGGAGTCTTCGAGCTGAAGGTCCACTCCTTCAGCACCACACGCCGCTTCTGCCGGAGAACTCGCGACTGCAACATCTTCTTCCGCATCTGCCTCAAGCACTCGGAGGACGTGATCTCCGCAGAGCCGCCGTGCACCTTCGGCACGGGCCAGACCGGAGTGATGCGCGCGGAACCGGGAGCCATCTCCAACAGCGCCGCCATCAGGGTGCCGTTCCACTTCAAGTGGCCC gGAACCTTTTCTCTGGTTATTGAAGCCTGGAACGCCGAGTCACCCAAAGAGCACGCTGACCACACAG AGAACCAGAACAACCTGATCAGCCGTTTAGCGACACGGCGGCGTTTAGCCATCGGTGAGGACTGGTCTCAGGACGTTCACTTCGGTGAGCAGAGCGAGCTTCGCTACTCGTACCACGTGTTCTGTGACGAGTTCTACTACGGAGACGCGTGTTCAGATTACTGCAGGCCGCGCGACGATACACTTGGACGCTACACGTGCGACGAGAGCGGCAACAAACAGTGTCTGGACGGATGGCAGGGGGAATACTGTTCTGATC CCATCTGCTCGGCGGACTGCAGCGATCGTCACGGTTACTGCGAGGCCCCTGGTGAGTGCAAGTGTCGCCTGGGGTGGCAGGGTCCGTCTTGCAGCGAGTGTGTGCGTCACCCCGGCTGTTTGCACGGCACCTGTACGCAGCcttggcagtgtgtgtgtaaggagggATGGGGAGGGCTCTTCTGCAACCAGGACCTGAACTACTGCACCAACCACCGGCCTTGCTCTAATGGAGCCACCTGCACCAACACGGGCCAGGGCAGCTACACCTGCACCTGCAGGCCGGGGTACGGAGGCACCGACTGCGAGCTCGAGATCAACGAGTGCGACTGCAACCCCTGTAAGAACGGAGGCAGCTGCAAT GGTTTTTATGGAAAAAACTGTGAAATCATAGCCATGACGTGTGCAGATGATCCGTGCTTTAACGGAGGAACGTGTGAAGAACGGATCACCGGAGGATACGTGTGCCGCTGCCCCCCGGCCTACACTGGCTCCAACTGCGAGAAGAAACTGGACCGCTGCAGTCACAAACCTTGTGcaaacg GTGGCGAGTGTGTGGATGTGGGCTCGGGGGTGCTGTGCCGGTGTCGCCCAGGATTTGCCGGGCCGCGCTGCGCCGTTAACGTGGATGACTGCGCACGCTTTCCATGTCAGAACTCGGGCACGTGTGTTGACGGTGTAAACGACTATACGTGCTCGTGCACACTTGGATTCACGGGGAAGAACTGCAGCGTGCGCGCCGATGCCTGCCTTTCACACGCCTGCCTGAATGGCGGCACCTGCTACACACACTTCTCAGGCCCCGTGTGCCAGTGTGTGCCAGGATTCATGGGTCCCGGCTGTGAGTTCCCTGTTCTGGATAGGACCGGTCTGGAGCGGGCAGCATCGCGGAGCTCGCGAGGCTCCTCCCCTTCCACGGTGGCGGCGCTGTGCGTGCTGGGAGTGCTGGCCGCCTGCCTGGGGGTGTGCGTGGCTGTGGTGTTCTTAAGGCGCAGGAGGCAGCGCCTCCGCAGACAGCAGCTCTGCGACTCCGTCTTCAATGACCTCGAGACGGTCAACAATCTTGACCGACAACACTATCCGTACGAACGCGAGTTCCTGTCCAGAGCTGTCAGTCAGGTGAAGCCGAGCAACACCGAGGCCAGGCTCAGCTGCTCGTTGGCTCCTGGGCACACACTTCCTGCGGGCCGGGACTTCTTGTGGAGCGCCGGAGGAGCGGGAATGAGATAA
- the zgc:153990 gene encoding nuclear apoptosis-inducing factor 1: MSSLASSSLYAGDSAVRYKKRKANFTFSEVHILLDEVRKNRHIVVGKFNSGIPSDVKRRKWTEITQRINEIGECDREVGEVIKKWSDLKCDTKRKIAALHSGAALPHSSELTQTEHIVGSILELDKKPWEATRSSRGRSRSEDQDAGGADDDDDVLFMGPGSVQDSPRSGTETRPMPPPPAGAAAGTSEMKLDPSTTTDADSRGMDSDDDHQEMFPSSMNNSYMEDDVHLSNAAHVSSSSASHAQVGAESESAREQLAQSANLSVQEQHVTNALLGTVSRSLELLAESVQQLAETQQEFARESLRLQRETVQVLREFASGALTLLHERVNGKPPLI, from the exons ATGTCATCACTGGCGTCGTCTTCATTGTACGCCGGCGACAGCGCGGTGCGCTACAAGAAGCGCAAAGCCAACTTCACCTTCAGCGAAGTGCACATCCTGCTGGACGAAGTGCGCAAAAATCGGCACATCGTCGTGG gtaagTTCAATTCGGGCATCCCGAGTGATGTGAAGAGGCGGAAGTGGACGGAGATCACGCAGCGCATTAACGAGATCGGCGAGTGTGACCGCGAAGTCGGTGAGGTCATTAAGAAGTGGTCCGACCTCAAATGCGACACCAAGCGTAAAATCGCGGCGCTGCACTCGGGCGCGGCTCTGCCCCACTCGTCAGAACTCACGCAGACCGAGCACATTGTGGGCTCCATCCTGGAGCTGGACAAGAAGCCGTGGGAGGCGACGCGCTCGTCACGCGGACGCAGCAGGAGCGAAGATCAGGACGCGGGTGGAGCAGACGACGACGATGATGTCTTGTTCATGGGGCCGGGATCGGTCCAGGATTCTCCCAGATCAGGAACCGAGACCAGGCCGATGCCACCGCCTCCCGCAGGAGCTGCCGCGGGGACGTCCGAGATGAAATTGGACCCCTCGACTACCACAG ACGCAGACTCGCGTGGGATGGACTCGGACGACGATCACCAGGAGATGTTCCCCTCGTCTATGAACAACTCGTACATGGAGGACGACGTACACCTGAGCAACGCCGCACACGTCTCGTCCTCCTCCGCCAGCCACGCTCAGGTGGGGGCAGAGTCTGAGAGCGCGCGCGAACAGTTAGCACAAAGCGCCAACCTAAGCGTGCAAGAGCAGCACGTGACGAACGCGCTGCTGGGAACGGTCTCGCGCTCGCTCGAGCTACTGGCCGAGTCGGTGCAGCAGCTGGCGGAGACGCAGCAGGAGTTTGCGCGCGAGTCACTCCGGCTGCAAAGGGAGACGGTGCAGGTGCTGCGAGAGTTCGCCTCCGGGGCGCTTACGCTTCTGCACGAAAGGGTCAACGGCAAACCGCCGCTGATTTAG